Proteins encoded in a region of the Caldisericaceae bacterium genome:
- a CDS encoding replication-associated recombination protein A: MIDNSIPLAVRVRPKTLEEFVGQRHLLGPYGPLFNMYKSGKISSFLIWGPPGSGKTTIAEIFTQNKKHITISATTEHIKEVRKILKDLTKESLFEPSIPIVIVDEIQHFNRKEQDAFLTFIEEGKITLIALTTENPSFYINNALLSRLAVFVFNKLTEEEIKTILENAIKKDENLRQLKFENDLIDYIAKLSDGDARKALNILENIVKNVKGQTITLEEAKDFTQITLSYGKEQHYDLISAFIKSMRGSDPDAAIYYMYRMIEGGDDPLYIARRLIRFASEDIGLKDPMALVVATTAFQAFSMIGPPEGYLVLAEACVYLSKAPKDNSLYLAELEVRNVIEETGSLPVSLKLRNPVTDLMKKLGYGKDYKYPHDFKDHIVEGETYLPEKIKGKKFLK; this comes from the coding sequence ATGATTGATAACTCAATACCACTTGCAGTAAGAGTGCGTCCCAAAACATTAGAGGAATTTGTTGGGCAAAGACATCTTTTGGGGCCTTACGGCCCTCTATTTAATATGTATAAAAGTGGAAAAATTTCATCATTTCTTATTTGGGGACCACCAGGAAGTGGAAAAACAACCATTGCAGAGATTTTTACACAGAATAAAAAACATATCACAATTTCTGCAACTACGGAACATATAAAAGAGGTAAGAAAGATTTTAAAAGATTTAACAAAAGAGAGCCTTTTTGAACCGTCTATACCTATTGTAATAGTTGACGAGATACAGCACTTTAACAGAAAAGAGCAAGATGCCTTCTTAACGTTTATAGAAGAAGGAAAAATAACTCTTATTGCACTTACTACAGAAAACCCTTCTTTCTACATTAATAATGCGCTTCTCTCAAGGCTCGCTGTTTTTGTATTCAATAAACTCACAGAAGAAGAAATTAAAACAATACTTGAAAATGCCATTAAGAAAGACGAAAACTTAAGACAACTCAAGTTTGAGAATGACTTAATTGATTATATTGCAAAACTATCCGATGGTGATGCAAGAAAGGCTTTAAATATCCTTGAGAACATTGTAAAGAATGTAAAAGGCCAAACAATAACTTTAGAAGAGGCAAAAGATTTTACTCAAATTACACTCTCCTATGGAAAAGAACAACATTACGATTTAATCTCTGCTTTTATAAAAAGTATGCGTGGATCAGACCCAGATGCAGCTATCTACTACATGTATAGGATGATTGAAGGAGGCGATGACCCTCTTTACATAGCAAGAAGGTTGATCCGTTTTGCTTCTGAAGACATCGGCTTAAAAGACCCAATGGCACTTGTTGTTGCAACAACTGCCTTTCAAGCATTTTCAATGATAGGACCACCCGAGGGGTATCTTGTGCTTGCAGAGGCATGCGTTTATCTATCAAAGGCTCCAAAGGATAATTCACTTTACTTAGCTGAACTTGAAGTAAGGAATGTTATTGAAGAAACAGGTTCACTTCCAGTGTCTCTTAAATTAAGAAACCCTGTAACAGACTTAATGAAAAAATTGGGATACGGAAAAGATTATAAATATCC